From the genome of Amycolatopsis granulosa:
CCTCGGCCTGCTGCTGCCGCCCGAACCGTGGGGCGGCCTCGTGGACGTCGTCTACGGCGTCTCCGAGGAAGCGGCCGCGCGCCAGATGAACGTGATGGTGTTCCCGCTGCCTGCTGAGCGGGAAGCCCAGCGCAGGTTCGCCACCACGACGCTCCCCCACCTGCCCATCGACGGCCTCGTGGCGCTCATGCCCGACGGCATGCTCCTGCACCGCGGCGCTATCCCGCTGTCCGGGGCGCGGATCGTGGCCTTCGACGACCGTGGCATCCGACCGGGCATTCCGTACGTGGAGACCACCAACCGGGAGGGCGTGCGCGACGTTGTCGGCCACCTCGTCGCGCACGGCTGTCGTCGCATCGCGTTCACCGGTGGCACGGCCGAACTCGCCTTCGCCCAGGCCCGCTACGAGGGCTACCTGGACGGATTGCGCGACGCCGGCCTCCCGTACGTACCGGACAGGGTGCTCCGCAGCGACGACGACGTGCCCTCCGAAGTGGAGATCCGCCGGCTGCTCACCGCCGAGGAGCCTGACGGGCCGCCCGACGCCGTCGTCGCCGCGTGGGACGAGATCGCCACAGCCGTCGGCCACGTCGCCTACGAGCTCGGACTCCGGCCGGGCCGGGACCTGGCGCTCACCGGTTTCGACGACCGCCCCGAGGTCGAGCTCATGTTCAACGGCCTCACCACCGTCCATCAGCCGCTGCGCGAGATGGGCCAGGCCTCCGTCCGGCTGCTTCTGGAGATCCTCGACCACGGCCCGGGCCCCGGCAACGCCACCGTCCCCACCCATCTGGTCGTCCGTGAGAGTTGCGGCCCCCACGCCGCCGATGGCACTCCCCTGCCGCTCAAGTCCCCCTTGCAGAACGAATCCTGACGCGCGGCCCCCGTTCCGGGCGCTGTTTCTCGGGCCTCCCGCCGGGAAAGGGCCGTTGAAGTCAGTCTCGCCCCAGGGGGCGTGGGGACCTGACGAACGCGGAGTGGAAACGGCTGAACGAGTTCCTGCCGCGCGGAGGAATGCGTAGAAGCCGGTGGAGTGATCCGCACGGTGGCACCCGGGCATCGAACAGTTCGCCGGCCTCGGCGTCGAATCCGCGACGGCCCGGCGCACCGGATGCCCAGCACCGGCCTGGACGGCACGGAACGCCCAGGCCGGGGATGCCTGGGCGTTCCGCACCACCGAGGTCAGCAGGTCACGTTCACGGTGCCGCTCGGTTCGAAGGAGACGTGCACGTGGTCGTAGTGGTTGGCCGTGGCGTCGCCGCGGTCTTCCATCGCCGACCAGCCGCTGCCGTCGTTGTAGCGCTGCCGCCAGATCACGTACTTGACGTTGAACTCCGCCCGGTGGGCCAGCACGTAGTCGGCGATGGCGTTGCCCTTCGCCGTGTCCACCATGAAGTCCAGGGCCAGTCCGCTCGGGTGGTCGCTCGTGCCGGAGCGGCCCGCCCGGCCGCCCACCTCGGCCACGTCGAACTTCGCCTTGATGTGGTTGCCCACCTTCGCCACGTGGGGCAGCGTCCCGGCCAGCACCGGGGAACACGCGTTCGCCGCCGTGGTCGTGGTTGTCGGCGTCGTCGTGCTGGACTTCAGGGTCGCGGTGGTCGTGGTGGTCGTCGTGGGGACCGGGGGTGGCGGCGTGGTCGTCGCTGGGGGAGGTGGCGGGGTGGTTGTCACGACCGGGGCCGGGGTGGTGGTAGCCGGCGGCGGCAACGGCGCCATCTGCGCCGCCAGGCCGGAGGTGTCCGTCCGGCCGAGGTTGCCGGTCAGCCACACGGCGAGGCCCAGCACGAGTGCCGCGGCCAAGCCGATAACCAGCGGAACCGTCAAGGATTGCGTTTTGGATCTATGTCGACCTGCCATTGCGGAAGATCACCAATTTCGGGGAGGGGACTTATTCAGCCATTCGGGGGATGGCGCCGGTCAGATTACGAACCGGGCACGAAGAAGTCACCGGCGAGTGGCTAGGCACACAGATCATCAGCGCCGGAAAAACGGCCCGCCGGAAGTTCCGGCGGGCCGTTTTTCCGGCTGGGCTCAGCCCAGAACGGCGAGTGCGAGGACGGCGACCAGGGTGATGGCGGTGGCCAGTCCGGTGACCCAGGCGCGCTGGACGGGCGACAGGGCGGGCGTGCTGTGCATGGCGACCTCGGGGGTGAGCAGGTACTTCCGCGCGTGACAGCGCCCGCGGGGCCCCGGTTGTTACGGCCCGGTCGCCGGTGTGACCTAATTCACTCCTGAGATCCTCGATGTCGGGCGGTGTACCAGAACACCCCGCCCGCCGCGGCGATCATCAACCCGAACGACAGCACCGCGACGACGACCGCCTGCGTCTCGCCCGCGGCGCTGCCGTGATCGGACGGCGTGACCGCCTGCGCCGTCCCGGCCAGTACTGTCAGCAACAAGGCGACCGCGGCTCCCAAGCCGGCCAGTCGCGCGACAACCTTTCCCATGGTGCGTTCCCTCCAGCCTGGAAACGCACCGGGCCGGCCCCGGAGTTGCCGGTCCGACGCAGATCACAACGCGTCGATCGTGCTGTCGATCTGCCCGGCCAGCGACACGTCCTGGGCGGTGATCCCGCCCGCCGAGTGCGTGCTGCACCGGAACGTGACGGTGCGCCACCGGATGTCGATGTCGGGGTGGTGGTTCACGCTCTCCGCGATCTCGGCGACCCGGTTCACCACCGCGATCGCCTGCGCGAAGTCGGCCAGCTCGGCCGTGCGCTCCAGCACGTCGCCCGAGCGCTGCCAGTACGGCAGTTTGTTGAGGGCTTCGGAGATCTCCGTGTCGCTCAGTAGTTCCGCCATGTGCTCCATGGTGGTACCGCGCCGGGTACGCTGCACGGTTGCCACGGGAGTCCGGGTTGTCCGGGCTGAGAGGCGGGCCCGTCCCGCGACCGTTCGCACCTGATCCGGATCATGCCGGCGCAGGGAGGCCCGACTCCTCTCGCCGGCCCGAGCGAGGAGTGGTCATGAAGTTCCGCACGGGCGTCCTGGTGGGCCTGGTCGCCGCCCTGACCGCCGGTTGCACGCTGGCCGGCAACGACAGCGCCTCCGGCCCGTCCACGGTCACGCTCGTCACCCACGACTCGTTCGCCGCGCCGCAGCAGGTGCTCGACGCGTTCCAGCAGCAGACCGGCATCAAGATCAACGTGGTGAAGAAGGGCGATGCCGGCGCGCTCACCAACACGCTCGTGCTCACGAAGGCCAACCCGATCGGCGACGCCGCGTTCGGCGTCGACTCGACATTCGCGTCCCGCGCGCTGAGCGAGGGCGTCTTCGCGCCCTACACCAGCCCCGAGGCCGACCGCGGCCCGCAGCGCTACGCCGTGGACTCCGAGCACCGCCTCTCCGCGGTCGACCTGGGTGACGTGTGCCTCAACATCGACACCGGCTGGTTCGCCCAGCACGGCGTCCCGGCGCCGGCGACCTACGACGACCTGGTCAAGCCCCAGTACAAGGACCTGCTGGTCGTGGAGAACCCGGCCACCAGCTCGCCGGGGCTGGCCTTCCTGCTCGGCACCGTCGCCCGCTACGGCGAGCAGAACTGGCAGCACTACTGGACCCAGCTCCAGGCCAACGGCATGCGGGCCGACGCGGGCTGGGAGGAGGCGTACGGGCAGGACTTCTCCGGCTCCTCGGGCAAGGGCCCGCGGCCGATCGTGGTGTCCTACGCGTCGTCGCCCGCGGCGGAGATCGGCGATGACGGCAAACCGCGCACGAAGGCGCTGCTGGACACCTGCTACCGCCAGGTCGAGTACGCCGGTGTGCTGGCCGGCTCGCCCAACGCGGCCAACGCGCAGAAGGTGATCGACTTCCTGCTGTCCCAGCAGTTCCAGGCGACGGTGGCGGAGAACATGTACGTCTACCCGGCCCGCGAAGGCGTGCCGCTGCCCGCGTCCTGGACGACGGCCGCCCCGCTGCCGCCCAACCCGGCGAGCCTGCCCGCGGCGACCGTGCAGTCCGGGCGTGAGCAGTGGATCTCACAGTGGCGCTCGTTGCTCGGCCAGTGAGCCGCGCCGGGCTCGGGCTGGCGGCACTGGCCGTGCTGCCCCTCGGGTTCCTGGTGGTGTTCTTCGCGTGGCCCGTCGGGGCGATCCTGCGGCTGGGGTTTGCCGGCGGCGGGGTGTTCGCCGCGCTGGCCGAGGGCGAGACCTGGCGGCTGGCCTGGTTCACGCTCGCCCAGGCCGCCGGCTCGACCCTGGTCGCGGTGGCCGCGGGCATGCCGGTGGCGTTCCTGCTGGCGCGCGTGCGGCTGCCCGGGGTCGGGATCGCGCGCACGCTCGTGCTGGTGCCGTTCGTGCTGCCCACGGTGGTGGTCGGCCTGGCGTTCCGCGCCCTGTGGGCCGACGGTGGCTGGTTGTCGATCGTGCTGGCCAACGCGTTCTTCAACGTCGCGGTGGTGGGCCGGACGGTCGGCGGGCTGTGGGCACTGCTCGACTCGCGTGCCGAGGACGCCGCCCGCGCGCTGGGCGCCTCCCGGTGGCGGGCGTTCCGCTCGGTGACGCTGCCCGCGTTGATGCCGGCGATCACGTCCGCGGCAGCGGTGGTGTTCCTGTTCTGCGCCACCAGTTTCGGCGTGGTCCTGATCCTCGGCGGCGCGCGCTACCGGACGCTGGAGACCGAGATCTACCTGCGAACCGAGAACCTGCTCGACCTGACGGGCGCGGCGGCGCTGTCGCTGGTGCAGATCGCCGCCGTGCTGGCCGTGCTGCTCCTCGGCGCGGCGGCGCGCCGGCGCCGGGAGGGCGCGTTGCGGCTGCGGTCCCGCCGGGAGACCGCGCGCCGCCCGGTCGGTGGTGAGTGGGCGGTGGTAGCGGCCGCGGTGGCGGTGCTCGGGCTGTTGCTGACCCCGATCGTCGCGTTGCTGGTGCGCTCGGTGTCCACCGGCGGCGGCTGGAGCCTGGCCGGCTACCGGGCGCTGGCGGGCACCGGCAACGACGGCACGTTGCAGGTGTCCGGCTGGGATGCGGCGCTGAACTCGCTGCGCACCGCCACCGACGCGACGGTTCTCGCGATGGTCGTCGGTGTGTCGGCGTCGGTGCTGCTGGTCGCGTTGCGGCGGTCGCCGGGGCGGGTGGCGCGCGGGGTCGGCGAGTCGATGGACGCCGCGCTGATGCTGCCGCTCGGCGTGTCCGCGGTGACCGTCGGTTTCGGGTACCTGGTGACGCTCGACGCGCTGCCCGGCGACCTGCGCCGGTCGCCGCTGCTGGTGCCGCTGGCGCAGGCGCTGGTGGTGATTCCCCTGGTGGTCCGGACCGTGCTGCCGGTGGTCCGCTCGATCGACGACCGCCTGCGGCAGGCGGCGGCGACGCTCGGTGCGAGCCCGCCACGGGTGTGGCGGGAGATCGACGTGCCGCTGGCGATGCGCGCGGTGATCGCGGCGGCGGGTTTCGGCTACGTGGTCGCCCTCGGCGAGTTCG
Proteins encoded in this window:
- a CDS encoding thiamine ABC transporter substrate-binding protein, yielding MKFRTGVLVGLVAALTAGCTLAGNDSASGPSTVTLVTHDSFAAPQQVLDAFQQQTGIKINVVKKGDAGALTNTLVLTKANPIGDAAFGVDSTFASRALSEGVFAPYTSPEADRGPQRYAVDSEHRLSAVDLGDVCLNIDTGWFAQHGVPAPATYDDLVKPQYKDLLVVENPATSSPGLAFLLGTVARYGEQNWQHYWTQLQANGMRADAGWEEAYGQDFSGSSGKGPRPIVVSYASSPAAEIGDDGKPRTKALLDTCYRQVEYAGVLAGSPNAANAQKVIDFLLSQQFQATVAENMYVYPAREGVPLPASWTTAAPLPPNPASLPAATVQSGREQWISQWRSLLGQ
- a CDS encoding substrate-binding domain-containing protein; amino-acid sequence: MTRTWRKDTAHPEAPPRSRTTIADIAEAAGVSKPTVSRVLNQRGDVAPATRRKVEEVAAELGYVPSPGARALRTGRHGALGLLLPPEPWGGLVDVVYGVSEEAAARQMNVMVFPLPAEREAQRRFATTTLPHLPIDGLVALMPDGMLLHRGAIPLSGARIVAFDDRGIRPGIPYVETTNREGVRDVVGHLVAHGCRRIAFTGGTAELAFAQARYEGYLDGLRDAGLPYVPDRVLRSDDDVPSEVEIRRLLTAEEPDGPPDAVVAAWDEIATAVGHVAYELGLRPGRDLALTGFDDRPEVELMFNGLTTVHQPLREMGQASVRLLLEILDHGPGPGNATVPTHLVVRESCGPHAADGTPLPLKSPLQNES
- a CDS encoding 4a-hydroxytetrahydrobiopterin dehydratase codes for the protein MAELLSDTEISEALNKLPYWQRSGDVLERTAELADFAQAIAVVNRVAEIAESVNHHPDIDIRWRTVTFRCSTHSAGGITAQDVSLAGQIDSTIDAL
- a CDS encoding ABC transporter permease subunit, yielding MSRAGLGLAALAVLPLGFLVVFFAWPVGAILRLGFAGGGVFAALAEGETWRLAWFTLAQAAGSTLVAVAAGMPVAFLLARVRLPGVGIARTLVLVPFVLPTVVVGLAFRALWADGGWLSIVLANAFFNVAVVGRTVGGLWALLDSRAEDAARALGASRWRAFRSVTLPALMPAITSAAAVVFLFCATSFGVVLILGGARYRTLETEIYLRTENLLDLTGAAALSLVQIAAVLAVLLLGAAARRRREGALRLRSRRETARRPVGGEWAVVAAAVAVLGLLLTPIVALLVRSVSTGGGWSLAGYRALAGTGNDGTLQVSGWDAALNSLRTATDATVLAMVVGVSASVLLVALRRSPGRVARGVGESMDAALMLPLGVSAVTVGFGYLVTLDALPGDLRRSPLLVPLAQALVVIPLVVRTVLPVVRSIDDRLRQAAATLGASPPRVWREIDVPLAMRAVIAAAGFGYVVALGEFGATSFLARPQTPTLPVAIAALIARPGQLNNQMAYAACAQLMLVTAAAVIVIDRLASGRVGEF